One window of the Dreissena polymorpha isolate Duluth1 chromosome 5, UMN_Dpol_1.0, whole genome shotgun sequence genome contains the following:
- the LOC127831327 gene encoding uncharacterized protein LOC127831327, with protein sequence MKRTQVTDSKKLWKPGVHDRICSLHLVGGRPIPLPDHPDYVPSQFYFTPARKTTPHPLHRFERMQRRCCSRRSLTEELVNESTQATARDDHEAVNALLELGSDLPSFSEKEPDPLLQSFEELQQDYNILQKEYQHLLDENSRLKQENKGQHVHIHKLEE encoded by the exons ATGAAGCGAACCCAAGTGACCGACAGCAAGAAATTATGGAAGCCCGGAGTTCACGACCGTATCTGCAGTTTGCATTTGGTTGGAG GCAGGCCAATCCCACTACCTGATCATCCAGATTATGTCCCATCTCAGTTCTATTTCACACCCGCAAGAAAGACCACACCACACCCCTTACACAGATTTGAGCGGATGCAGAGGAGATGTTGCTCAAGGCGGTCGCTAACTGAGGAGTTGGTGAATGAATCCACCCAAGCGACAGCCAGAGATGATCATGAGGCAGTTAATGCTCTACTCGAATTAGGCAGCGACTTGCCAAGTTTCAGCGAAAAAG AGCCAGATCCTCTTCTACAGAGCTTTGAAGAATTGCAACAGGATTACAACATACTACAGAAGGAGTACCAACATTTATTAGATGAAAATTCCAGGCTTAAACAGGAAAATAAGGGACAGCATGTTCACATACACAAACTTGAAGAGTAG